Proteins from a genomic interval of Oreochromis aureus strain Israel breed Guangdong linkage group 6, ZZ_aureus, whole genome shotgun sequence:
- the LOC116330064 gene encoding hydroperoxide isomerase ALOXE3-like, with the protein MVQYKVTVFTGDILNSTTLNNVFIKLVGTDGESDRTWLVGLKGASSFVRGAVSKFKVSCSTSLGNLVLIELDKQSLPLFPEDAWFCAKVEVKSPEGDIYSFPIYRWITDSKVHRFRDGKALRIFEDNHHLGRYSRQQEIHQREEDYRWDAYAEGIPHSMKAENPSSLPYEVQFSFTKTTEFLYTASTGLTELKLKGLDNCKKKWDNIESINRVFCCKKTEISEYVQEHWKEDAFFGYQFLNGVNPMLIQLCTALPSNFPVTDDMVFPHGQSSLADEMKKGNIFLCDYKRLDGVKANTINGKKQYLMAPLILLHKAPDDKLMPIAIQLKQTPSDDNPIFLPTDSEYDWLIAKIFVRSADFNEHQLNVHLLRTHLLAEVFAVSLLRNVPMVHPLYKLLKPHTRYTLQINFLARRLLISDTGNFTQFASSGGEGMFTILDRSLSSLTYSSLCIPDDIAERGVEAVPNFYYRDDGLKVWDIIHRFVQGMLSYYYKSDSDVEQDSELQKWILDIYEHGFLSRAETGIPQTFTSVTELIKFVTMVIYTCSAQHAAVNCGQFDYAGWMPNTPISLQLPPPTTKGTTSEATMLATFPDVNVTVQGMATVWLLSKQSSDFVPLGHYPEDHFTEEIPRKMIKDFQTELETLSGAIKARNKHLKVPYTYMDPALVENSVAI; encoded by the exons ATGGTGCAGTATAAAGTGACTGTATTCACTGGCGATATCCTTAATTCCACTACTCTTAACAATGTCTTCATTAAGCTGGTGGGCACAGATGGGGAGAGTGATCGCACGTGGCTCGTGGGCTTGAAAGGGGCTTCATCCTTCGTCAGAGGAGCC GTATCaaagtttaaggtgtcctgctcCACTTCCCTTGGAAATCTTGTGCTGATAGAGTTAGACAAACAGTCTCTCCCACTGTTCCCGGAGGACGCTTGGTTTTGTGCCAAGGTGGAAGTGAAATCCCCTGAAGGAGACATCTACAGCTTTCCCATCTACCGCTGGATCACTGATAGCAAGGTGCACCGCTTCAGGGATGGAAAAG CTCTGAGAATCTTTGAAGACAACCATCATCTTGGCAGGTACAGTCGGCAGCAGGAGATTCATCAGCGAGAGGAAGACTATCG CTGGGATGCATATGCAGAGGGAATACCTCACTCCATGAAGGCAGAAAACCCATCGTCACTGCCATATGAGGTTCAGTTCTCCTTCACCAAAACTACAGAGTTTCTCTACACTGCTTCCACAGG ACTGactgagctgaagctgaaggGACTGGATAACTGTAAGAAGAAGTGGGATAATATTGAAAGCATCAATCGAGTGTTTTGCTGCAAAAAGACTGAAATATCAG AATATGTTCAGGAACACTGGAAAGAGGATGCTTTCTTTGGCTACCAGTTTCTAAATGGTGTCAACCCCATGTTGATTCAGCTTTGTACAGCCCTGCCCAGTAACTTCCCTGTCACTGATGACATGGTCTTTCCCCATGGCCAGTCCAGCCTGGCAGATGAAATGAAG AAAGGGAACATATTCCTGTGTGACTACAAGCGTCTGGATGGAGTGAAAGCAAACACCATCAATGGGAAGAAGCAGTACTTGATGGCTCCTCTCATCCTGCTCCACAAAGCTCCTGATGATAAGCTGATGCCGATTGCCATTCAG CTGAAGCAGACTCCATCAGATGACAATCCAATCTTTCTTCCTACTGATTCTGAGTACGACTGGTTGATCGCCAAGATTTTTGTAAGAAGTGCAGATTTCAATGAGCATCAGCTCAATGTTCACCTTCTGCGCACACacttactggctgaggtttttgCAGTGTCACTGCTGCGCAACGTGCCCATGGTGCATCCTCTGTACAAG CTCCTCAAACCTCACACACGCTACACTCTGCAGATCAACTTCTTAGCTCGGCGTCTTCTAATTTCTGACACTGGCAATTTCACTCAG TTTGCATCATCAGGTGGAGAGGGCATGTTTACCATCCTGGACAGGTCATTGTCCTCATTAACCTACAGCTCCCTCTGCATACCAGATGACATTGCTGAACGTGGCGTGGAGGCTGTGCCAAACTTCTACTACAGGGATGATGGCCTGAAAGTTTGGGATATCATCCACAG GTTTGTGCAGGGAATGCTCAGCTACTACTACAAGAGTGACAGCGACGTCGAGCAGGACTCTGAACTTCAGAAGTGGATTTTGGACATTTATGAACACGGGTTCCTTTCTCGAGCAGAAACAG GAATTCCTCAGACATTTACCAGCGTGACTGAGTTGATCAAGTTTGTCACCATGGTGATCTACACCTGCTCAGCCCAGCATGCAGCTGTGAACTGTGGACAG TTTGACTATGCTGGCTGGATGCCCAACACTCCCATCTCCCTGCAACTCCCTCCACCGACCACAAAGGGGACGACAAGCGAGGCCACGATGTTGGCCACCTTCCCTGATGTCAACGTAACAGTTCAGGGCATGGCCACCGTGTGGCTCCTCAGCAAGCAGTCCAGTGACTTT GTCCCTCTTGGCCATTACCCAGAGGACCATTTCACTGAGGAGATTCCCCGCAAGATGATAAAGGATTTTCAGACAGAGCTTGAAACTTTGAGTGGAGCCATCAAAGCCAGAAACAAGCACTTAAAAGTGCCATACACCTACATGGATCCAGCACTGGTAGAAAACAGTGTGGCCATTTAA
- the LOC116330065 gene encoding hydroperoxide isomerase ALOXE3-like: MVQYEVTVFTGDRLNSTTLNNVFIKLVGTDGESDRKWLVGLKGASSFVRGAVSKFKVSCSTSLGNLLLVELDKQSLPLFPEDSWFCAKVEVKSPEGNIYSFPIYRWIADSKVHRFRDGKALRVFEDNHHLGRYSRQQEIHQREEDYRWDAYAEKIPHSMKAENPSSLPYEVQFSFTKSTEFFYTASTGLTELKLKGMDNCKEKWDNIDSIDRVFCCKKTDISEYVQEHWKEDAFFGYQFLNGVNPMLIQLCTALPSNFPVTDDMVFPHGQCSLADEMKKGNIFLCDYKRLDGVKANTINGKKQYLMAPLVLLHKAPDDKLMPIAIQLKQTPSDDNPIFLPTDSEYDWLIAKIFVRSADFSEHQLNVHLLRTHLLAEVFAVSLLRNVPMVHPLYKLLKPHTRYSLHVNLLARSLLISETGSFTQFAASGGEGMFTILQRSVSSVTYSSLCMPDDIAERGLEAVPNFYYRDDGLKIWDIIHRFVQGILSYYYKTDSEVEQDSELQKWILDIFEHGFLSRAETGIPRRFTCVTELVKFVTMVIFTCSAQHAAVNYGQYDYGGWMPNTPISLQLPPPTTKGTTSEATMLATFPDVNVTVQGMATMWLLSKQSSDFVPLGQYPEEHFTEEIPRKILKDFQMELEDLSLVIKARNKRLEVPYTCMDPSEIENSVAI, translated from the exons ATGGTGCAGTATGAAGTGACCGTATTCACTGGTGATCGCCTTAATTCCACTACTCTTAACAATGTCTTCATTAAGCTGGTGGGCACAGATGGGGAGAGTGATCGCAAGTGGCTCGTGGGCTTGAAAGGGGCTTCATCCTTCGTCAGAGGAGCC GTATCaaagtttaaggtgtcctgctcCACTTCCCTTGGAAATCTTCTGCTGGTAGAGCTAGACAAACAGTCTCTCCCACTGTTCCCAGAAGACAGTTGGTTTTGTGCCAAGGTGGAAGTGAAATCCCCTGAAGGAAACATCTACAGCTTTCCCATCTACCGCTGGATCGCTGATAGCAAGGTGCACCGCTTCAGGGATGGAAAAG ctCTGAGAGTCTTTGAAGACAACCATCATCTTGGCAGGTACAGTCGGCAGCAGGAGATTCATCAGCGAGAGGAAGACTATCG CTGGGATGCATATGCAGAGAAAATACCTCACTCCATGAAGGCAGAAAACCCATCGTCACTGCCATATGAGGTTCAGTTCTCCTTCACCAAAAGTACAGAGTTTTTCTACACTGCTTCCACAGG ACTGactgagctgaagctgaaggGAATGGATAACTGTAAGGAGAAGTGGGATAATATTGACAGCATCGATCGAGTGTTTTGCTGCAAAAAGACTGACATATCAG aATATGTTCAGGAACACTGGAAAGAGGATGCTTTCTTTGGCTACCAGTTTCTAAATGGTGTCAACCCCATGTTGATTCAGCTTTGTACAGCCCTGCCCAGTAACTTCCCTGTCACTGATGACATGGTCTTTCCCCATGGCCAATGCAGCCTGGCAGATGAAATGAAG AAAGGGAACATATTCCTGTGTGACTACAAGCGCCTGGATGGAGTCAAAGCAAACACCATCAATGGGAAGAAGCAGTACTTGATGGCTCCTCTTGTCCTGCTCCACAAAGCTCCTGATGATAAGCTGATGCCGATTGCCATTCAG CTGAAGCAGACTCCATCAGATGACAATCCAATCTTTCTTCCTACTGATTCTGAGTACGACTGGTTGATCGCCAAGATTTTTGTAAGAAGTGCAGATTTCAGTGAGCATCAGCTCAATGTTCACCTTCTGCGCACGCACTTGCTGGCTGAGGTTTTTGCAGTGTCACTGCTGCGCAACGTGCCCATGGTGCATCCTCTGTACAAG CTTCTCAAACCTCACACACGCTACTCACTGCATGTCAACCTCTTAGCTCGAAGTCTTCTCATATCTGAGACTGGCAGTTTCACTCAG TTTGCAGCATCGGGTGGAGAGGGCATGTTTACCATCCTGCAGAGGTCAGTGTCCTCAGTGACCTACAGCTCCCTCTGCATGCCAGATGACATTGCTGAACGTGGGCTGGAGGCTGTGCCAAACTTCTACTACAGGGATGATGGACTAAAGATTTGGGATATCATCCACAG GTTTGTGCAGGGAATTCTCAGCTACTATTACAAGACTGACAGCGAAGTCGAGCAGGACTCTGAACTTCAGAAGTGGATTTTGGATATTTTTGAACATGGATTCCTTTCTCGGGCAGAAACAG GAATTCCTCGGAGATTCACTTGTGTGACTGAGCTGGTCAAGTTTGTCACCATGGTAATCTTCACTTGCTCAGCCCAGCATGCAGCCGTGAACTATGGACAG TATGACTATGGTGGCTGGATGCCCAACACTCCCATCTCCCTGCAACTCCCGCCACCGACCACAAAGGGGACGACAAGCGAGGCCACGATGTTGGCGACCTTCCCTGATGTCAACGTAACAGTTCAGGGCATGGCCACCATGTGGCTGCTCAGCAAGCAGTCCAGTGACTTT GTCCCTCTTGGCCAGTACCCGGAGGAGCATTTCACTGAGGAGATTCCCCGCAAGATATTAAAGGATTTCCAGATGGAGCTTGAAGATTTGAGTTTAGTCATCAAAGCCAGAAACAAGCGGTTAGAAGTGCCATACACCTGCATGGATCCATCGGAGATAGAAAACAGCGTGGCCATTTGA